A section of the Papio anubis isolate 15944 chromosome 2, Panubis1.0, whole genome shotgun sequence genome encodes:
- the TAGLN3 gene encoding transgelin-3, protein MANRGPSYGLSREVQEKIEQKYDADLENKLVDWIILQCAEDIEHPPPGRAHFQKWLMDGTVLCKLINSLYPPGQEPIPKISESKMAFKQMEQISQFLKAAETYGVRTTDIFQTVDLWEGKDMAAVQRTLMALGSVAVTKDDGCYRGEPSWFHRKAQQNRRGFSEEQLRQGQNVIGLQMGSNKGASQAGMTGYGMPRQIM, encoded by the exons ATGGCTAACAGGGGCCCGAGCTATGGCTTAAGCCGAGAGGTGCAGGAGAAGATCGAGCAGAAGTATGATGCGGACCTGGAGAACAAGCTGGTGGACTGGATCATCCTGCAGTGCGCAGAGGACATAGAGCACCCGCCCCCCGGCAGGGCCCATTTTCAGAAATGGTTAATGGACGGGACG GTCCTGTGCAAGCTGATAAATAGTTTATACCCACCAGGACAAGAGCCCATACCGAAGATCTCAGAGTCAAAGATGGCTTTTAAACAGATGGAGCAAATCTCCCAGTTCCTAAAAGCTGCGGAGACCTATGGTGTCAGAACCACTGACATCTTTCAGACGGTGGATCTATGGGAAG gGAAGGACATGGCAGCTGTGCAGAGGACCCTGATGGCTTTAGGCAGTGTTGCAGTCACCAAGGATGATGGCTGCTATCGGGGAGAGCCATCCTGGTTTCACAG GAAAGCTCAGCAGAATCGGAGAGGCTTTTCCGAGGAGCAGCTTCGCCAGGGACAGAACGTAATAGGCCTGCAGATGGGCAGCAACAAGGGAGCCTCCCAGGCTGGCATGACAGGGTACGGGATGCCCAGGCAGATCATGTAG